One Capra hircus breed San Clemente chromosome 29, ASM170441v1, whole genome shotgun sequence genomic region harbors:
- the LRRC10B gene encoding leucine-rich repeat-containing protein 10B translates to MGIAESTPDELPSDAEEQLRNGEQQLELSGRRLRRLPSAVCALSRLQKLYVSGTGLRELPEEIEELRELRILALDFNKLERLPDGLCRLPRLTRLYLGSNRLLALPADFAQLQSLRCLWIEGNFLRRFPRPLLRLVALQSLQMGDNRLRALPAELPRMTGLRGLWLYGNRFEEFPPALLRMGRLHILDLDRNRLGGFPDLHPLRALRVFSYDHNPVTGPPRVADTVFLVGEGAVERMAERDEPTPRPLPRRPARAFEDEEEEDLLIGGGSSRALGAPRDSLRALEAAPELGT, encoded by the coding sequence ATGGGCATCGCCGAGTCTACGCCGGACGAGCTGCCGTCGGACGCTGAGGAGCAACTGCGCAACGGCGAGCAGCAGTTGGAGCTGAGCGGGAGGCGGCTGCGGCGGCTTCCCAGCGCCGTGTGCGCGCTGAGCCGCCTGCAGAAGCTGTACGTGAGCGGCACGGGGCTGCGCGAGCTGCCCGAGGAGATCGAGGAGCTGCGCGAGCTGCGCATCCTGGCGCTCGACTTCAACAAACTCGAGCGCCTGCCCGACGGCCTGTGTCGCCTTCCGCGCCTCACGCGCCTCTACCTGGGCAGCAACCGGCTGCTGGCGCTGCCCGCCGACTTCGCGCAGCTGCAGAGCTTGCGCTGCCTCTGGATCGAGGGCAACTTCCTGCGGCGCTTTCCGCGCCCGTTGTTGCGCCTGGTGGCGCTGCAGTCGCTGCAGATGGGCGACAACCGGTTGCGCGCGCTGCCCGCGGAGCTGCCGCGCATGACGGGCCTGCGCGGTCTCTGGCTCTACGGCAACCGCTTCGAGGAATTCCCGCCCGCGTTGCTGCGCATGGGCCGCCTGCACATCCTCGACCTAGACCGCAACCGCCTGGGCGGCTTCCCGGACCTGCACCCGCTGCGCGCCCTGCGCGTCTTCTCCTACGACCACAACCCGGTCACTGGCCCCCCCCGCGTGGCCGACACCGTCTTCCTTGTGGGCGAGGGCGCCGTCGAGCGCATGGCCGAGCGCGACGAGCCCACGCCCCGGCCGCTGCCCAGGCGCCCAGCGCGGGCCTTTGaggatgaagaggaagaagacCTGCTCATAGGGGGCGGTAGCTCCCGGGCTCTGGGGGCCCCCAGGGACAGCCTCCGCGCCCTGGAAGCAGCTCCAGAACTGGGCACCTGA